ACCAACATCGGCAGCACCTGGTACACCAACTCCGCCAACACCACGGTGCTGGGCTCCACCGCCGGTTCCAGCTTCCCGACCAACGACTACGGCATCATCCGCCACTCCAGCGCGTCCGCCGCGGACGGCCGGGTCTACCTCTACAACGGCACCTACCGCGACATTACCGCCGCCGGCAACGCCTCGGTCGGTCAGTCCGTACAGCGCAGCGGCAGCACCACCGGCCTGCACGGCGGCACCGTCACCGGCCTCAACGCAACCGTCAACTACGGCGGCGGGGACATCGTCTACGGCCTGATCCAGACCAACGTCTGCGCAGAGCCCGGCGACAGCGGCGGCGCCATGTTCTCCGGCAGCACGGCTCTCGGTCTGACCTCCGGCGGCAGCGGCAACTGCTCGTCCGGAGGAACCACGTTCTTCCAGCCCGTCCCCGAGGCGCTGAGCGCCTACGGAGTGAGCATCTTCTAGGGCACCG
The Streptomyces lunaelactis genome window above contains:
- a CDS encoding S1 family peptidase, encoding MNIKRFSPLSGVARRARLIAVVSSLLAVSALAAPSAVAESGDGVRATAAQLTQASGAVLDADVPGTAWYTDKASGKLVVTADDTVSAAEIARIKEAAGARAGALEIKRAPGTFNKLIAGGQAIYTGGGRCSLGFNVRSGSTYYALTAGHCTNIGSTWYTNSANTTVLGSTAGSSFPTNDYGIIRHSSASAADGRVYLYNGTYRDITAAGNASVGQSVQRSGSTTGLHGGTVTGLNATVNYGGGDIVYGLIQTNVCAEPGDSGGAMFSGSTALGLTSGGSGNCSSGGTTFFQPVPEALSAYGVSIF